The Gymnogyps californianus isolate 813 chromosome 3, ASM1813914v2, whole genome shotgun sequence genomic sequence aatatttattccacACTTCATATCAACACACATTCTTCTGCCTACCTTTTTCATCCTCCTTCTATACATATTGTACGGAACTTGTCATTTCCACCTGGactcaaatgaaaatatattggtTTATTaaggtaaaatataaatattttattttgttaggaAGCATGGTGCTTTACAGATAAAGCAAAAGTGTTTTTCTATGGGGagaatgcattttctgtttgggTTCTGTTGCACAAAATATCAGTTTAAAGGAATGGAGGGATGGTAGAGTAATACAAGATCTTGGAGCATGTATATCCGTTTCCCTGCACTCTCCCCAGCACGTCTGGTCTTGGTACTTGCTTGAACTCTTACTGATAGCTTAAACTTTGTTCTATAATGCAACAGTTTTGGCAGTGGGAGCAGCTGATGACAGTCGTTTGTAATAGACCCAAAAAGCCCTCTGAGTCTTTGTTTAATGTAACAGCTTGATTGTTTTGTCATTGAGTTCCTACGACCGAAATTCAGGGTTTTAAATATCATAAATATGCCTTGTGGTTGAGTGAGTGTCTTCCTGCGGAATTCAGCATTGAGTGAATTTAGGCTTCTACAGATGAAATTCAGCCTGgtaatgtggttttgtttgtttccatacttcagaaagtaaaaaatgttctttttccctccccatcaGTGCTCTAAGTAGACCAAATTTACATAATCTTGCTAGtctgtttgcttttacaaaTACTTCGAGGAAGAGCTGGTTTGACAGGGACCATGAGTTTGCggcagctggctgcagcctctGTGCAGCACTGCTCCGGAGGCCGGCAGGGTGCTCTCTGTCCCCTTAACCACCGCCTTGGAAGCAGCCCACGCTCGGCTGTTTCTCAGGGCAGCTATTGTGCTCTCTCATCCTCTCCAGTGGAGGAGATTGAACAGATGAACAGCCTGTTCCAGCAAAAGCAGCGCGAGCTGGTTCTGGCGGTGTCAAAGGTAGAGGAACTCACCAGGCAACTGGAGATGCTGAAGAACGGCCGAATTGATGGTTACCACGACAACCAGTCGGCTGTAGCTGAGCTTGACCGCCTGTACAAGGAGCTGCAGGTAATGGAAAGTCAGCTTGTAACCCACAACTATAGGGGCTAAAAGTTGGTTGGGTCATTTCTTACTTCGTCGGAAAGAAATCCTATTGCTCCTGTTCCTGACAGAGCTACGTGGCTGTCTGTGTGCTGAGGATGGAGGGTTAGTTGTACTGGGTTCAAGGTAAACAGGGGAAGGAGCACGCAGTGTATAtgcctttcctttctgcaaaatttGGAGACTAACCAACATTTTCTCTGGAGAAAATAATCTGAGTTTGCCAGCATGACTTGACTTTTTAGAaggcttttctctttgtaactgtttcctgtccccatcctgaaagttaatttgttttgatttttgttgttttcccctcctcccccgccccgctctGTGAATTTATTCAGTTGAGGAACAAACTGAACCAGGAGCAGAATGCCAAGCTGCAGCAACAGAGGGAGTGTTTGAACAAGCGCAACTCGGAGGTGGCAGTCATGGATAAGCGTGTTAATGAGCTGCGAGAGCGcctgtggaagaaaaaggcagctcTGCAACAGAAAGAGAACGTACCAGTAAGTGTGGGatatttaataacaaaaaaattaatttcatttgtggCCCATACAGTCTGAAGTAAAAACTGGCTTGTGGGGAAGGCTGCTCAGATGCTAGACTTGTTTTTATCCATATGTGGTGGAAGTCTTGTATTATTAAGGTACTTTTCATGGTACATTGGTGTTAACCTACTTACTCTTTATGGACAAGAACTCTTCTTATGctgttgtggattttttttttagataacttttttttcttctattagtACCTCATGTTTATATctcaaacctttttttaaaaaaacatttttaatattggaGTATCATTTTCTACTTGTTTTATCCTTTTTGACTTCTATTTCAAACTCTGATGGATGGATACTGCAGCATAACatactttacattttcttctcttcccccaccccccccaccccaggttTCTTCAGACGGGAATTTACCCCAGCCAGTGGCTTCTGCTCCAAGTCGAGTGGCAGCAGTAGGTCCTTATATCCAGTCCTCTACCATGCCACGTATTGCTTCCAGACCTGAACTTCTGGTGAAACCAGCATTTTCAGATGGGACACAAGCTTTGCAGGTACCTGATGGTCCACTAAAAACACAAACTCTGCCCAACATGAGAGCTGGGAGCAGTTCACAACCTAAAGCTCCTGCAGGTAATAGCTTACGATTAatatttcttctccagaaatgttttgttttcttatctaccagctctgtctttttttttttttttttaaagcaaagtgtTATTTGAGATGTCAGTCTTGCTACTTGCAATTTTCCTGCCCcagtgaatatattttatagGTACTGAGGTTATATGATTCAATGTGTTGTAAATTAAGTAATCCTCTTAGTGAGCAATCTGAGTTGTTATACAGCATAGAATGTAAGAGGACTTTTCTGTAAActagtgatttatttatttattttaaaatactcctAAAAACTATACAACAGTGTTTGTTTGAGTTTCTAGAGGCAGTTTTAGGACATACATGGCAACAGCCTGGTGCCTGGACTTAAAAACTAGCGAAGCCAAGTTTTCTGATCATGCGTTTTGGAAATGATGCATGTAAAGGATTAACCAACATCACAAGAAATATTATAAAGGAGGCAGTTGAGTGTAGCACAGAAATAGCGATAAACTTGCTGACATGTTGATGGCGTAGGAATATGGAGAGATGTAAGTCCAACACCTGACACGAGGCTTGGCCTCTCCTGCTAGGAGTGTCAATGAAGATTTGCCTGGCTTCGCTCTGTGGCTTTCTCCTACGAGATACAGTTCAGCTCTGTGAGAGCAGAAATCTGGAGAAACTGGAGAGTTGCAAATATCTCTTCTGTACTATCTTGGGAGGCGAAGACTCACTTTTAAGCTGAGAGATGAGAGAAACACTGATcttcccaaaaggaaaaaatggaggcTGAGCTTGTAGAAtagttctgtttattttttatctctcttcctccatcttcagTTCTGGCAGATGATATTAAAGTAGCCATGACATGAAACCAGTCCAAGTGTCTCTTGCTGTACTGGAGAATGGGGAACTGTTTCATTTTATCTGGTTTGCAGATCCTAAAACTGCTGGAGTGGAATTTTAGCTCTAGTCCATACAAAACTTGAATTTTTGCTGTAGGAATGTGTGGTGGTGTGCTATTTGAACTAAAACATCActccttattttttttagcatttgggCAAAAAGACTGCTTTCCTAGAGAGATAGTACCTGATACTTTGTCCGAATGAaacttttctcctgctgcttatCATTACTATTAGAATTTAATATCACTTATTGTACTAGATAATTTAGAATTTAGTAGAGAGAATTTggtgaaatatttaaactaatAGCAAGTTGCAAGCATTTTCTTAGTTATTTTTGAAGCAGActggcgttcctcaggggttggtatttggaccagcactgtttaacatctttgtcggtgacgTGGACAGTGGGATGGAGTGCACtgtcagcaagtttgctgatgacaccaagctgtgtggtgcggtcaacgtgctggagggaagggatgccatccagagggaccttgacaggcttgggaggtgggcctgtgtgaacctcatgaagttcaacaaggccaagtgcaaggtcctgcacatgggttggggcaatcctaagcacaaatacaggctgggcgaagaatggattgagagcagccctgaggagaaggacttgggggttggttgacaagaagctcaacatgacccggcaatgggcacttgcagcccagaaagccaaccatatcccgggccgcatcaaaagaagcgtgaccagcaggtcgagggaggtgattctccccctctactctgctcacgtaagaccccacctggagtactgtgttcgGCTCTGGGGCCCCCcacataagaaggacatggacctgttagagcgagtccagaggaggaccacaaagatgatcgggggctggagcactctcctatgaagacaggctgagagagttggggttgtttagcctggagaagagaaggctcaggggagaccttatagtattgggggcctacaagaaacctggagagggactttttacaagggcatgtagtgataggtCAAGGCGTAATggctttgaactgaaagagagtagatttagattagatataaggaggaagttctttactgtgagggtggtgaggcacaggaacaggttgcccagagaagttgtggatgccccctccgtggaagtgttcaaggccaggttgaatggggctttgagcacctgatctagtggaaggtgtccctgcaTATgtcaggggggttggaactagatgatctttaaggtcccttcctATATCCAAGGAAAGTTTCTTACTAACTGGAAAGAAGGCAGTCTAGAGAAGTTTCTTGTCGGAATGCTGTAAGTGCAGACATGTGCTAGGACAAatagttttgctgctgctgtgataGTTGTTTCTGAGCTTGGTTTtgcattctctttttaaaacaaacaaatgagcAAACATCTAAAGTGACAGGACTTACAGGAGTTAACCTGTGTATGATACTTGTACACTCTCTAGACCTGActcttacaaaaaaaccctacctgtaataaataagtaaataaaaacattttagcttAATCTGTTCTACTTGTTCTCTCCTAGGTTCTGTGGTCCCCAGTGCAAAACCTTCCCCATCTGCCACTGACTGGAGTAGTTCAAATGCAGACAATCATATTGGTCCAGGATCAGCCTTGACTTCAGGAAAAGGAGTTGTGACTAGTGAAGGACAAGGTATGTTCTTACATGCTTGGCTAATCTTAAAATATGGAGAATCTAGATAATGATCTGTCTCTTCTAAATGCTTCAGTAAATATGTAGAATTCATTtgacagcacaaaaaaaaagaaagaatattgcCATATAAGCTTTAGTATGGTGCtgcagggatttaaaaaaaaaaaaacaccaaaaccaaacttgtTTCAGATGGTGAAGTAGATGCTAATGCCTTCATACATGCTCCTGTTCAATTTGCAAGATACAGTATTTGGCAGGCCCTTGGGTCCTTAGCGCAGAGATAGGGTGGATACAAAAAGCATCCCTTGTGTACGCTGTCTTGAATATTGCACAGAATAGGACTGTTATTCCTACAATTGTGTTGTCCCTTTTAAGTCTTCCTCTCTCTCTAACAACAGCTGAAGGAGAAACTTTTTTAcgagacaaagaaaagaaagtgcgTCCATTCTCAATGTTTGATTCTGTGGACCAGTCTGCTGGGCTGGGCACACTGAGAAAGAACCAGAGCAGCGAAGATCTCCTGCGAGAAGCACAGGTATGCAGGAAACTCAAACTACTGCGTTCCATCTGACAGGGATTACTACACAGCTCTTCAAATATTGCTGTCAGGAAGCTCTTTGAAAAGTACCTAGGTCTTCTTTGAAAAGACTACttctaaggaaaaaagtcttttaggCTTTTAATGACAGTTGGTAACTCAAAATCGTTCCCTACAGTCACTGTGATGAAAATCTACTTTTTGACTGAATACATAAAAATGGCTGTGTTACTTGTATTAGTGTGTATGcgtatattttttttttttcccccaaagaggGGGAGGAATGCACAGAGGCatttgcatgggtttttttaaatcatttacaCACTGGTTTCACTGTTTAATGCAGCAGTGTCCTTCAGATGTTTGATTGCAGCAAGACTTCCCGCCTAAATCTTGGCACAAGGGCACGATTTGACCAGGTAGGGGTGAAGTAACATAGAAGAACTAGGGATGACAAGTGCTCTCTTGGAAAACAAGCTTCTTGCCTACAGGTGCTACTAAGTGCTTCCGCTATCTCTAGAGAAATTACTGTGCCCTGCCATTGCTTGATGTTTTAAACGTAGCTGCTACAGAAAGAATTAAAGAGAATGGGTTCAAAGTATAAACAACTATGATGATAAAAAGTTTCAAGAAGTCTCTTCGTGTTTCCAATGATGTTGTAAACAGTATTGCAGCAACAGTAGAAATGCTAGATACTGTGTCGTTCTTTGAGGATCTCTGGTCCTTAGCAGCAGAGCtcctaaaatgtgttttgctgtttaatcttaatgaactttttttttgtttttcagacagccaataaaaatgtaacaaaggTACCACCACCTGTCCCCACTAAACCAAAACAGATAAACTTGCCTTATTTTGGTCAAGCCAGTCATCTGCAACCTTCTGATACTAAGCTGGATGGAAACCTGCAGAAGCTGCCTTTGGCTATTGTAACTATggggaacaaacaaaaaacagtggTACAGCAGCCTTCCCATCCTTCTCAGCAGATACAGCAAAGAATTTCTGTACCTCCTGCAGGTCCTTCCTCTAGCCAGGACCAAattcttccctcctccaaacAGGAGAGTCCCCCAGCAGCGGCCGTGAGACCTTTTACCCCTCAGCCGTCCAAAGAGACCTCACTCCCACCATTTCGAAAGCCTCAAACTGTGGCTGCAAGTTCAATTTATAGCATGTACACGCAGCAGCAGACTCCTGGGAAGAACTTCCAGCAGGCAGTGCAGAGTGCTTTGACGAGGGCGCAGACCAGAGGACCGCACTTCCCAAGTGGTAAGCATGTGGCGCTCTACCTCTCTTCTGTCTTCATAAACCTCAGGTAGATGTACTTTTCACCTGGTCTGTGGGTATAAAGCTGTTCCTCAGGGGAATTAAGCAGGTTAGTGCAGCTGTAAGAATCTTAGGTGGATCTTAGATGCTGTGTATCAATGTTAACAAAAAGTGCGGAATATCTGTCTTGCGTTTGCAAGATAACTAACGGTAAACCTGGTTACCAGATTAATTCTGTTCAGTTGATCGTATTATTCTGATTCTTTGCCCTACATAGGTGAATCAGGTTGCATGTTCTTTTTAGGTTTGTTGATCAAATATTCACACTTGTTTTTTCCCTACCTCTCTCTGAACTGCTCCGCAGTGTATGGCAAGCCTGTGATGGCAGGAGCTGGTGTACAGAATCAGCTGCCACAGACAGAGAACGTCTACTCAAACCTCCAAGGCAAGCCAGGCAGTCCGGAGCCTGAGATGGAAACAACAGCCTCCGCTCATGAGAATCACGAAACAGAGCGAATACCCCGTCCCCTTAGCCCGACCAAATTGCTGCCTTTCTTATCCAATCCGTACCGCAACCAGAGTGATGCTGATCTGGAAGCACTACGGAAAAAGCTGTCCAATGCACCCAGACCACTGAAGAAACGTAGCTCTATTACTGAGCCAGAAGGACCTAATGGCCCCAATATTCAGAAGCTGTTGTATCAGAGGACCACTCTGGCTGCAATGGAGACTATCTCAGCTCCGTCACATCCCTCCAAACAGACGGCATCAGCTGCCAGTCCTGAAAGCCCAGCAGAAATCCCAAATCCTTATCTAAGTGCAGAATcggaaaaagaaacagctgcttctATGCCAGAACCGGCCATtgctgaggaagcagaaaacacaCCAGCAGATCAGAGCGAAGCTGTTCTTCCCTCCGTAGCTTTGGACACTGTACCTGAGGGAGTATCAGATAGCGATGAACTCGCGCAGTCGAAAATGGAAGAACCAAGCCTAGAAGCTTCACTGCCACTGGAGGTATACATGGAAGAATATCCTCCATACCCACCACCTCCCTATCCATCAGGAGAACCAGAGAGTTTGGGAGAGGACTCACTCAATATGAGGCCTCCTGAAATTACTGGACAGTTTTCCTTGCCTCCTGTAAGTATTAGTTAGCCTACAACTTGGGTACCCTGTCAGTAAGTCATCTCAAGGTCTGCCATAAATCCTGTGCATTGTATTGTAAAGCTTAAGCAGCTGTGGGAGAAGAGTCACACAAATAGTCTGGAAGTCTCTCTGTGGGTATCTGTTCTATTTGTGTGTGATGCTCTTATCTCCACAGAGTGAATGACAGTAATAAAAAGTCTCTGTTGTCTCTAGAATTAACGACATGATGAAAAGTTCCAATTGGAATTTGATACACAAATAGTAAAACTGTTCTAGGCTGTAAAGAACATTCCTTATAGAAGTCTGCCTACAACATCCAACTGATACTTCCCTcttaagagaaattttttttttttgaggcacGGATAGAGATTTCACAAGTGTTTTCTACTATTGCTGATATGAGATGGAAACTAATTATCTTAATCTTGGATTGCATTTGTTTATCTGAAAGTGCCttgcttgaaaaaaaaggagaaacgGACTTCTTtagtttctgctttaaaaactcATTTGTAGACATCAGCTGCTTGCATTTCTtctactgaaatgttttctgaatttttctttggaaCCTGGTTTAACATCAGCCAGTTCTCAAGTTGCATCAAAATGGAGTCTCTTTGGGCTAAGAGTAGGCAGCATTTTACcatcttgtttgttttggaagtttgtatctgtgtgtgtgccATGGTGTTATCTCGCTGTTGTAGAACAGAAATGCTTACTGCTTTCAGTTCCTCAAagagtttcttttaaaacctaTCATGAATAGAATTTTAATAACTTGATACATgaagtgtgggttttttctccattgcttcAGTGCAGAGGAGTTAAAAGCTTTAAATGCACCTTTTAACCTTGTAATTTCTGCATGGAATAGTCATTGCATGTTTTCATGCTTTAAAGACTTTGTCCTTGCTCCCTTTTACGCTGGAACTTGAGTGGTAGGATTTCCTAAATTGTAAGAACTCGTTTCTGGTTGGTTTTGTAGTAATTCTGCGATGATGAGAAGAAACCGGCCCAACTTCttgatttcatatttaaatactCGGGTTGTGCTGACAggctctttctttaaaaagcctgTACTTTTGATATTATGTATAAATCAACAAGCAAAAGAGTGTTTTCTGGGAATCTCTTCTTATATATCTTATCTTCACATGTTTGCTCTTGCAAAACATGAGTCATTTCTATTCATCTTTGCTTGGACATCTGTCAGAAATTTACATACCCTTATGAATAGTGTTtgttgctgctgcacagccagcTGGGGAGAGCGCTGAGCTAATGCGTGCGTATTCTTTAAAGGAAAGAGTACAAATTCAGCTATAGAAATACTTGGCTTCCAGTATCACTGGGAGCATCTAAAGTGTTTCTACACTCGGTTCTATATTCTTTCCAAAACCATTTTCCATAACTGTTTATGTTCCTGCTAACCTCTGCTAAACTTAGGAAAATGTTAGGAACTTAATATCAGTGCTTAAAAAGTAATGTACTTCATGAAGTGTACTACTTGGTTTGTGTAACAGCTTTGAGGGCTAATGCTAAAGTggtctgaataaaaaaaaaaaatattgcatttttttcctgatcttcaGGGATTTGagagttttattattttgttgatGTGTTTGATCAAGGTGACTTCTGTATTTGAGTTGAATAGTGACCTTGTCTAGAGATAAAGGCAGAGGTCTTTATAACATGCCTAAACTACTATATTTGTAATGTGTCAAGGCATTGGTAGAAAATAGTCTAAATTTCGTATTAAACACTGCCTTAATTGGTCATTTCTGCTGTCATTCCCAAATAAGcaattttgtattctttttcttcctaggaAAAAAGTGCCTGTAACTTGTGTTACCTTTTCACAGGGGAAGAGGACGAACTTGCGTAAAACTGGCTCTGAGAGAATTGGGCATGGAATGAGAGTGAAATTCAATCCCCTCGCATTGCTTCTGGATTCATCTTTGGAGGGGGAGTTTGACCTCGTGCAGAGAATAATTTATGAGGTACAAATGCTAACTTGTAAGAGAAGGAATAGCAATCCCAGTTCAAACTGGGAAGTCTCAGCTTTTCTGGACTGGGGAAGCTAAAATAATAGTGTATAACCTAGATCTGCCCTGGAGGACGTGGTAAGTCCTAATAGGACATGGCCACTTGGAGGCTGATTTTAAGTGTCTTAAATCCACACTGGGTGTTTAGCATCAAGACTATAAATTTGCGGGACGTTTTCCTCATTTCTTATGTAGTGTTTCATCCCCTATCTGGCATGTTATCATATAATTTGGTAACCAGAATCCATGTGAATTTTGCTTGCAGTTAAATAGGCAAATATCAGAAATTTGTTATAAATGCTTTTACTAAGTTGTCAAGATACTATTTCTCTGAACCACTTTAGGTTCTCACTATTAAAAGGAGGCTGCAAGCTTATATGTGAGTCGTCTTGTGAGATTGGTTACTGCTGtagttttctgccttttgctcATGTCCTTCATAGAAATATGGCTCAAAATCATATTTCAGAATAAGACAGCTCATTTTTATATGTGAAGAGATGTCTATTGTACAGAGTTTCACCAGGATGTGAATGGCTCCTTTTCTGGCTGAATAGGTTGAAGATCCTAGCATGCCCAACGATGAAGGGATTACTGCACTGCACAACGCTGTGTGTGCTGGACACACGGAAATTGTGAAGTTCCTGGTGCAATTTGGCGTGAACGTGAATGCTGCGGATAGTGATGGGTGGTAAGGCTTTCTTTAAGTGGTACCTTACAGATGCTCTCCACAAGAGAGCTGCAGCTTGGGGACTGCCACAGGTCCCTCAGAAGGTCCCTCAGTTTGCTCCTATAGAGCTGGCAATGACTTTTCCACAGTAGAGCAGCAGCGGTTGTCTGTGGGGTATCATATGAGAAtgtgcagagaagaaaataggcaaattatattaatattccCTATATGAAAAAAGTGTGTGTCTGAGGCCCAGTAGGGTGGATACAGTTGTCACGAAattgctctctttcttttgagATATTGAAGACAGCTTATGCATAATGAGCTGTTTGCTGAAATTCCCAATGTCCTCTCTGTGAGACAGCCTGTAGCTTACACGTGCTCTAGGCAGTATCTAGCCCTGCAAACTCAGTTCTGTGTCCAATACTGGGAcaacttaaaaagaaagca encodes the following:
- the TP53BP2 gene encoding apoptosis-stimulating of p53 protein 2 isoform X2, with product MFLTVYLSNNEQHFTEVPVTPETTCRDVVELCKEPGESECHLAEVWCGSERPIADNERMLDILQRFGMQRSEVRFFLRHERSPCREAGTGQRSQDPALKRNGVKVPGDRRLENGVSAPRMDMTLAELQEMASRQQQQIEAQQQMLANKEQRLKFLKQQDQRQQQQAAEQEKLKRLKEIAENQEAKLKKVRALKGHVEQKRLSNGKLVEEIEQMNSLFQQKQRELVLAVSKVEELTRQLEMLKNGRIDGYHDNQSAVAELDRLYKELQLRNKLNQEQNAKLQQQRECLNKRNSEVAVMDKRVNELRERLWKKKAALQQKENVPVSSDGNLPQPVASAPSRVAAVGPYIQSSTMPRIASRPELLVKPAFSDGTQALQVPDGPLKTQTLPNMRAGSSSQPKAPAGSVVPSAKPSPSATDWSSSNADNHIGPGSALTSGKGVVTSEGQAEGETFLRDKEKKVRPFSMFDSVDQSAGLGTLRKNQSSEDLLREAQTANKNVTKVPPPVPTKPKQINLPYFGQASHLQPSDTKLDGNLQKLPLAIVTMGNKQKTVVQQPSHPSQQIQQRISVPPAGPSSSQDQILPSSKQESPPAAAVRPFTPQPSKETSLPPFRKPQTVAASSIYSMYTQQQTPGKNFQQAVQSALTRAQTRGPHFPSVYGKPVMAGAGVQNQLPQTENVYSNLQGKPGSPEPEMETTASAHENHETERIPRPLSPTKLLPFLSNPYRNQSDADLEALRKKLSNAPRPLKKRSSITEPEGPNGPNIQKLLYQRTTLAAMETISAPSHPSKQTASAASPESPAEIPNPYLSAESEKETAASMPEPAIAEEAENTPADQSEAVLPSVALDTVPEGVSDSDELAQSKMEEPSLEASLPLEVYMEEYPPYPPPPYPSGEPESLGEDSLNMRPPEITGQFSLPPGKRTNLRKTGSERIGHGMRVKFNPLALLLDSSLEGEFDLVQRIIYEVEDPSMPNDEGITALHNAVCAGHTEIVKFLVQFGVNVNAADSDGWTPLHCAASCNNVQVCKFLVESGAAVFAMTYSDMQTAADKCEEMEEGYTQCSQFLYGVQEKMGIMNKGVIYGLWDYEAQNDDELSMKEGDCMTILRREDEDEIEWWWARLNDKEGYVPRNLLGLYPRIKPRQRSLA
- the TP53BP2 gene encoding apoptosis-stimulating of p53 protein 2 isoform X1, which encodes MRFGSKMMPMFLTVYLSNNEQHFTEVPVTPETTCRDVVELCKEPGESECHLAEVWCGSERPIADNERMLDILQRFGMQRSEVRFFLRHERSPCREAGTGQRSQDPALKRNGVKVPGDRRLENGVSAPRMDMTLAELQEMASRQQQQIEAQQQMLANKEQRLKFLKQQDQRQQQQAAEQEKLKRLKEIAENQEAKLKKVRALKGHVEQKRLSNGKLVEEIEQMNSLFQQKQRELVLAVSKVEELTRQLEMLKNGRIDGYHDNQSAVAELDRLYKELQLRNKLNQEQNAKLQQQRECLNKRNSEVAVMDKRVNELRERLWKKKAALQQKENVPVSSDGNLPQPVASAPSRVAAVGPYIQSSTMPRIASRPELLVKPAFSDGTQALQVPDGPLKTQTLPNMRAGSSSQPKAPAGSVVPSAKPSPSATDWSSSNADNHIGPGSALTSGKGVVTSEGQAEGETFLRDKEKKVRPFSMFDSVDQSAGLGTLRKNQSSEDLLREAQTANKNVTKVPPPVPTKPKQINLPYFGQASHLQPSDTKLDGNLQKLPLAIVTMGNKQKTVVQQPSHPSQQIQQRISVPPAGPSSSQDQILPSSKQESPPAAAVRPFTPQPSKETSLPPFRKPQTVAASSIYSMYTQQQTPGKNFQQAVQSALTRAQTRGPHFPSVYGKPVMAGAGVQNQLPQTENVYSNLQGKPGSPEPEMETTASAHENHETERIPRPLSPTKLLPFLSNPYRNQSDADLEALRKKLSNAPRPLKKRSSITEPEGPNGPNIQKLLYQRTTLAAMETISAPSHPSKQTASAASPESPAEIPNPYLSAESEKETAASMPEPAIAEEAENTPADQSEAVLPSVALDTVPEGVSDSDELAQSKMEEPSLEASLPLEVYMEEYPPYPPPPYPSGEPESLGEDSLNMRPPEITGQFSLPPGKRTNLRKTGSERIGHGMRVKFNPLALLLDSSLEGEFDLVQRIIYEVEDPSMPNDEGITALHNAVCAGHTEIVKFLVQFGVNVNAADSDGWTPLHCAASCNNVQVCKFLVESGAAVFAMTYSDMQTAADKCEEMEEGYTQCSQFLYGVQEKMGIMNKGVIYGLWDYEAQNDDELSMKEGDCMTILRREDEDEIEWWWARLNDKEGYVPRNLLGLYPRIKPRQRSLA